The Candidatus Latescibacter sp. nucleotide sequence GCGGCCGGGATCGGTATCACCTATATAATCACGGGGAGTTAATGTGCCTTTGTACAGCCTTACCACTATATTGCCGGCGGTGTCATAAATCTCTACCCTTATACTGGCTGACGATTTATAAAGCCTGAATTCGATCACTGTATAATCGTTCTTATTGTCCCCGTTCGGGGTAAATGCCTTCGGCCTGGCCTGGACATCGGAAACAAGCCCGGTAAGAATTTCTTTGGTGTAGGCTACCCAGTGTTTGACGGGATCTTCCCGCAGATTCAGAGCTCCTGTATTGTCGTTTTTCGAGTCGTTGGAAACAACAGAAGCAAATTGAAAAGAATTTGTAAGAAGAGTAGTTTTGAAATATATCTTCAGGAAATCAGGGCTCTTGCCATCCGCATTCGTGACCGGATTGGCAAGACTCACGGTAATCATGGTGCCTAAGGAAGTATCAGCGGTAAACGGAACCAGTTTATTTGCTTCCGAACTGTAAACAGAATCCACTGTGGCGTAATTGGGAACCAATATGGATATGGTTTTTAAATTCTGCCCGGTATTAAGCGAATAATCCACCGTATAAACGAAATTCGTCAGTTCACCCATCTTCACCTCAGCGGGTGTAATGGATGCCTTCCCGTCCGCAATCGGCTGCTCGGTGGTATAGTTGACCGAAATAGCATTGAATGTCGGTGTCATGGAGATATGGTTGGTTTCCAGAAACACTTTGTACTTGAACTCGTTTACCGGCTCGGGAGAATCGAAATCAAAACGCTTCGCGGTGTGTCCGATGCTCCAGACACTCGGAGCGGATGGTGTTCCGTCGGGGAGACGGGACCGGGTCTGTGTCTGCACCGTGATTTTAGTATATCGGTATATGTCGACACC carries:
- a CDS encoding gliding motility-associated C-terminal domain-containing protein — encoded protein: RRYDGENLALFHPSGDYRLTDGDLSVGYPYSGSPVGGYQQVDLLDNFLINKIVVYTGGSNPQNWVTDSPRGFYARSSSTILEIIHEVGISNADNGGYNFAEVSFPPAWVRYPQYYIFEARVKPPNIGEIMVYGSGYLYSATYESPWISLGDPMKLKTIDKVTWEGDVPRGTGVDIYRYTKITVQTQTRSRLPDGTPSAPSVWSIGHTAKRFDFDSPEPVNEFKYKVFLETNHISMTPTFNAISVNYTTEQPIADGKASITPAEVKMGELTNFVYTVDYSLNTGQNLKTISILVPNYATVDSVYSSEANKLVPFTADTSLGTMITVSLANPVTNADGKSPDFLKIYFKTTLLTNSFQFASVVSNDSKNDNTGALNLREDPVKHWVAYTKEILTGLVSDVQARPKAFTPNGDNKNDYTVIEFRLYKSSASIRVEIYDTAGNIVVRLYKGTLTPRDYIGDTDPGRWDGKGVDKKLVPPGIYIYQVIAYTSSGLEVHSGTVAMAY